GTAATGAAAAAGTGGTCTAGCCTATTAGAAAGCTGGCTAGACCCTATATTCGTTTGAAAACAACGTGCACTGATAAAATTAATTTATTGTACCCATAAAATTACATTTGACTTATTTAACTGTAAAAATTAATATTACAGTATAGATGTTTGGTTTAGTTCTTTCTAGATAAAAAGTTCAATTTGAAAATAACATGTTTTTATTGCCTTAACTGTAACTTTTTTTGTTACATTTAAATGGTGTTGAGCATAGGATAATGAGATAAATGATAAAAAGGGAGTGTGTAAAGGCATGGTAACTCTATTTACAACACCAAGCTGTGGTTCTTGTCGAAAAGCAAAGGCGTGGTTTGAGGAACATCAGATTGATTATATTGAAAAAAACATAATAGCTGATCCCCTTACGATTGATGAGATTAAATCGATTCTTCGCCTGACAGAAGAAGGGACGGACGAGATTATTTCGACTACCTCAAAAGTTTCTCAGGAATTGAATGTAGATATTGAATCTCTTCCACTTAATGAATTATATAAATTAATAATGAACAACCCCAAAATGTTGCGCCGTCCAATAATCCAAGATGAAAAACGATTACAGGTTGGATATAACGAGGACGAAATAACTAGGTTTTTACCACGTAGGCTTCGTACATTTGTAAACATCGAATCGCAAAAAGAGGCCAATTAATATGAAAAAAATGGGGTTACTAAACAAAAAATGATCGTTTATTATCCAAGGACTATGCAACAAGCTAAAGGTGTTAATAATCTAAAAAATTGCCTCTTAGTCAGTTGTCTAGTAAACTAACTTCAAAAAGTAAGTAACAGGTAAATTGAAGTTACGGTGCGTCCAATCTGTAACGTTTATCATTACAGTATAATAAATGATATAATAGTTAATATTAGCGGTAATAGAAAAATGATGAATGTATAGGAGGCAGGTCATGAACAGTGATTTTACACTTGCCATTCACAGTTTAACTCTTCTTGCACTACAGCCAGACCGGATGTCAACCAGTGAATATATCTCAGAAAGTGCTGGTGTCCACCCAGTTCGCATTCGGAAAGTATTAAGTTTATTAAAAAAACATGGTTTTATTAAATCAAAAGAAGGAACAGGCGGAGGATTTATATTTGCTTTAGATCCTAGTGAGGTTAACCTCTGGGACATATATAAGATTACCTCTGAAGGTGCATTACAGCCTAAATGTCCTGAATCAAATGAACAGTGCATAGTGGGAGCAAATATGCAAAGAGTGTTGTTTACCATTTTTTTAGGTGCTGAAGATCATGTGGGTGGATATTTAAAGGACTATACCATTAAAGAAATTGTTGATCTTGTCAATCAAAATCAATAAAGAAGATTTTGATGGACTTTTGTGAATCGTTTCTTTTTAATTTAAATGTAATAAAATAAATTACAGTTTTAAAAAAGTCGTTCGTGAAAAGAGCAACTTTTGAGTAATACTATACTTTTCCAAGCAGGTGAAAAATAATGTTGACTAATAATCATTGTCCCATGTTAGAAATAGGTGATTGGGTAAAGGGAAGTTTGTTGAGTGGGGAATTAATAATAGGTTATATTGAATCGCTGAGCAATTTAGATGGAGTAGCAAAGGTCACGATTGTGAAAAGTGACAACAAAGACATAATTGGCAGAACAATAGCATTATTAACCAACCAGCTTAAACGTCTACCTGCTGCAAATGTATCCAATAAGGAACAAATCCTCTTCCTAATTGACTTGGCGTTATCAACCGGGGATGAAGAATGGTTTAACGAACTATCATCCAAATTGCACTCAATGACTCAGCTTGCAAAGGAAGTTAAGGCATAAGAAGATAATCTATTTGAGGAACGATAGCAAGTCTAAGTGCCGTTTGAAATAAAAGAGTATTATCTATGAACTAGAAGTGGCAGGTGACCCGCCACTTCTTTATTTTTGATTTAAATAAAACTTGAAAAGAATTAACTGACAAACAGTGCCAGGAACCGTCCAATTATTGGTTGGTGCCAGGCACTTTGTTATTATGATGGGAACAAATAGCCGAATTAACCCATCCGTAAACCCCAATGCCCGTTCTAAACCCTATGAAGCTGAAGAAAGCTGTAATAAATCTATTTGATTCATTACATTCTTCACTAAAATCATATCTGTATGAATATAATTTGACCCGAATAGTTTATGTAAATCGGAGAGAGTTAATTGACTTCCATTAACTAGCTCATTTTTGGTATAGATGTATACTGAAAAATGTTGTTGTAAAAACAGCAAAAAGTCATTTAAATTTACACCTGATTTTTCCATATACTCACTATTAAACTCGATAAAACCTAAAGCAGAAGCACTTTTCTGAATTAGTTCTGTCATTCCTCTTAAGACAAATGCTTCATACCCCTCAACATCCACTTTAAACAACATATTTTTGTTCGTAACATCCTCTTCGACTATCGAATCAATCGTTACAGATCTAACGGTTGTTTGTTCAATCCTATCATGGGTAGGACGATAGGCTGCAGAAGATGTACCAGACCAATGTTTATCTACATAGAACGTTTTTTCTTCTTCTTTATCTGCCGCAAAGACATTAAAGATCTTAATTTGCACTTTATTTCGATGAACCTCTCTTGATTGATGAATATACTTTAACAAATCTCGATTTGCTTCGATTCCATAAATTTGTGAGTGGGTAGGATAGTTTGTCGAGAAAATACATTCTCCATAGTTTACACCTACATCGATAACCAAATCTGGTGAATATTCATTCACTGCGTTAATCCAAAAATTGGTCAAACGCTTACTTGTCATCCCATTGCTGATTAACAATGCTCTGCCTCGATTTTCTTCTGAATCAACAAAGATCGTATTGAAGGAAGGCAGCACAATTTCATTTGGAATTTTACTATTATTCAAAGTCTTGTATTTTAGAAAAATCCCTAAATCAATTAAAAACTTCCACGTCCTCGGATAATTTTCCCACATTTTTAAAAAGAAAGTCTTTCCAGCTGATGCTATCGTTTTCATTTTTTCCCCCTGTAAATGTAAATAACTACATTCATAGAATTTTCTGTTTACATTAAAAACTCCTTCACAGTTCAGAAAGATTAACAATAAATTTACAAATAAAATACAAACCTTATATTTACTCAACCTGAAGACTTAGATGAAAATAAAGCGAAGGACTGTTAAGCGAAATTCAGTTCAATTGTATAGTTACATTAATGAGCTTACTAAATGAAAGCAGGTGACATTGATGAAAAAATCTAAATTTTAGGGGCATTAGTTGATGGTAATGCTCGTGTGCTCAAATCCATGGTCGCGGAAGTGCCTGTATGTGTGACTCCAGTAATTTTGTAATTTTAAATAAGGATAAAAAAGCTTTAAAACAGAGGTGAGTTATGTTTTTCAGAATAATCCGTAATGACGTTTTAAAGAGCAAAGCGATAACGCTGACAACAATGATATTTGTAGCTGCTGCCTCTATGCTTGTTTCGCTTGCGGCGATTCTCGTTGTCAATCTTTCTGGTGCGCTAGATACGCTTATGACACAGGCGAAAACTCCGCATTTTATGCAAATGCATTCCGGTGATATTGATGCAGAGCGACTTAAATTCTTTGCAGAGCAAAATAACAACGTTGAAGAATATCAGGTAGTTGAGTTTCTAGGCATGGACGGCGCGCAGATTATATTAGGCGATCATTCGCTCAGCGATAGTGTTCAAGATAACGGCTTTAGCATACAGAACGAAAAATTTGATTATCTTCTTGATCTTAACGGCAACATCATCAACGTATCCGACGGCGAGCTTTATGTTCCAGTAACCTATTTGAGGGACAACACGACAAAGGTCGGTGACAAGGCTGTAATAAGCGGGAAGGAATTTACCGTTGCAGGATTTCACCGTGATTCAACCATGAATTCCTCGCTCTCCGCGTCAAAGCGATTTCTGGTAAGCAACAATGATTTCGCGGAAATTAAAGACCTTGGAAGTATCGAGTATCTGATTGAGTTTAGATTAAAGGATTTCTCGGGGATAGGTGAATTTGAAACAGTTTATGCTTCCGCAGGACTTGAAGCGAACGGACCAACGGTTACATATACTCTTTTCAAAATGATGAACGCCATTTCAGACGGGATGATGATTGCGGTTATCCTTCTTGTATGCGTACTTGTCGTTGCCATCACTTTTATGTGTATACGTTTTACGCTCCTTGCGAAAATCGAAGACGAATACCGTGAAATTGGTGTCATGAAAGCAATAGGGCTTCGTCTTTCTTACATAAAGAAGATTTATCTTGCTAAATATGCAGCTATTACTGTGGCAGGTAGTATTCTTGGGTATATTTTTTCGCTTATGTTCCAAGGCATACTACTTGAAAATATTCGTCTTTATATGGGCGAAAGTGAAAATTCTTCTTTTGCCATAAGCTTAGGAATCATTGGCATACTGATTGTATCTCTTGCAATTGTTGCTTATGTGAACTTTGTTTTGAAACGCTTTCGGAAAATATCCGCTGCGGAAGCTATACGCTTTGGAGCTTCTCAGGAAAAGATAGCTGGCACTAAGCGTCTTTCCTTAATTAGTAACAGACTGTTTAGCACGAATATTTTTCTTGGAATTAAGGATGTTCTCGCTAGAAAAAAATTATACGCCACAATGCTTGTGGTCTTGGCGATTTCGGCATTTATCATGATTGTTCCCCAGAACCTCTACAACACGATTTCCTCAAAAAGCTTCATTCAATATATGGGGATTGGAAACTACGATCTGCGCATTCAGACAAATATTTCAGACAAAACCAATGAAATTGTGAAGACGATAGATAGAGACAGTGACGTTTCAAAGTATACTGTTTTGACAACAAAGACTTTCAAAGTAAAAACGAGAAACGGGTCAGAGGAAAATATAAAAGTTGAACTCGGTGACCATTTGGCATTCCCTATAGAGTATTCTGAGGGCAGAGCACCTGCTCGTGATGACGAAATCTCATTTTCGGCTATATACGCTTATGAGATGAGCAAAAAGGTCGGCGATGTCATTACGCTGGGGATTGAAGGAAAGGCGAAAGACCTCACGGTAACCGGAATATACTCCGACGTTACGAACGGAGGCAAAACCGCAAAGGCAGTATTCACCGACGATTCGGCGAAAGTCATGTGGACCATCGTCTGTGTTGAACTTTCGGATAAATCACTTGTCGACAGCAAGGTTTCAGGATATTCGGACAAATTTGATTTTGCAAAGACTTCAGACATTGATGAATTTGTTTCTCAGACCCTCGGCTCGACCATAAGTTCCGTCGAAATGGCTTCCTACGCCGCTGTTGCGGTTGCGTTGGTTATTACGGTACTGATTACACTGTTGTTCTTGAAAATGCTTGTTGCAAAGGACAGGCATTCCATTGCCGTAATGAAGGCGCTCGGTTTTACAAATTCGGATATTAAGGCGCAGTATGTTTCTCGCTCGGTTTTCATTCTAATTGTCGGAATCATTCTCGGTACGCTTCTAGCGAATACTCTCGGAGAGGTCCTTGCGGGCGCACTTATCTCTTCGTTCGGTGCGTCAACGTTTAATTTTACGGTCAATCCGCTTAAGGCATATCTGTTTAGTCCGCTGATGATGATTTTCACGGTACTTATCGCAACGATGATCGCCACATCGAGCGCGGGAAAAATAAAAATTTCCGAAAATATAAAGGAGTAGGCATATGATGAAGATTATTATCGGTGATCAAATAGTAAAAGCTTTCGGTGAGGGCGATGAAAAGCGTAATGTTCTCGATGGAGTGTACGTTGAAATAAACGAAGGAGAGTTCGTTGCGGTTATGGGACCTTCTGGCTCGGGAAAATCGACGCTGATGTTTTCGTTGAGCGGAATGGACGGAATTGACAGTGGGAAGGTCGTTTTTGAGAGCAGGGATTTATCGGCGGTCGGGGAGAATGAACTTTCAGAAATACGTAGAACAAAAATGGGATTTGTTTTTCAGCAGCCGAC
This Neobacillus sp. YX16 DNA region includes the following protein-coding sequences:
- the spxA gene encoding transcriptional regulator SpxA, which encodes MVTLFTTPSCGSCRKAKAWFEEHQIDYIEKNIIADPLTIDEIKSILRLTEEGTDEIISTTSKVSQELNVDIESLPLNELYKLIMNNPKMLRRPIIQDEKRLQVGYNEDEITRFLPRRLRTFVNIESQKEAN
- a CDS encoding FkbM family methyltransferase; the encoded protein is MKTIASAGKTFFLKMWENYPRTWKFLIDLGIFLKYKTLNNSKIPNEIVLPSFNTIFVDSEENRGRALLISNGMTSKRLTNFWINAVNEYSPDLVIDVGVNYGECIFSTNYPTHSQIYGIEANRDLLKYIHQSREVHRNKVQIKIFNVFAADKEEEKTFYVDKHWSGTSSAAYRPTHDRIEQTTVRSVTIDSIVEEDVTNKNMLFKVDVEGYEAFVLRGMTELIQKSASALGFIEFNSEYMEKSGVNLNDFLLFLQQHFSVYIYTKNELVNGSQLTLSDLHKLFGSNYIHTDMILVKNVMNQIDLLQLSSAS
- a CDS encoding FtsX-like permease family protein, whose amino-acid sequence is MFFRIIRNDVLKSKAITLTTMIFVAAASMLVSLAAILVVNLSGALDTLMTQAKTPHFMQMHSGDIDAERLKFFAEQNNNVEEYQVVEFLGMDGAQIILGDHSLSDSVQDNGFSIQNEKFDYLLDLNGNIINVSDGELYVPVTYLRDNTTKVGDKAVISGKEFTVAGFHRDSTMNSSLSASKRFLVSNNDFAEIKDLGSIEYLIEFRLKDFSGIGEFETVYASAGLEANGPTVTYTLFKMMNAISDGMMIAVILLVCVLVVAITFMCIRFTLLAKIEDEYREIGVMKAIGLRLSYIKKIYLAKYAAITVAGSILGYIFSLMFQGILLENIRLYMGESENSSFAISLGIIGILIVSLAIVAYVNFVLKRFRKISAAEAIRFGASQEKIAGTKRLSLISNRLFSTNIFLGIKDVLARKKLYATMLVVLAISAFIMIVPQNLYNTISSKSFIQYMGIGNYDLRIQTNISDKTNEIVKTIDRDSDVSKYTVLTTKTFKVKTRNGSEENIKVELGDHLAFPIEYSEGRAPARDDEISFSAIYAYEMSKKVGDVITLGIEGKAKDLTVTGIYSDVTNGGKTAKAVFTDDSAKVMWTIVCVELSDKSLVDSKVSGYSDKFDFAKTSDIDEFVSQTLGSTISSVEMASYAAVAVALVITVLITLLFLKMLVAKDRHSIAVMKALGFTNSDIKAQYVSRSVFILIVGIILGTLLANTLGEVLAGALISSFGASTFNFTVNPLKAYLFSPLMMIFTVLIATMIATSSAGKIKISENIKE
- a CDS encoding IDEAL domain-containing protein, with amino-acid sequence MLTNNHCPMLEIGDWVKGSLLSGELIIGYIESLSNLDGVAKVTIVKSDNKDIIGRTIALLTNQLKRLPAANVSNKEQILFLIDLALSTGDEEWFNELSSKLHSMTQLAKEVKA
- a CDS encoding Rrf2 family transcriptional regulator — translated: MNSDFTLAIHSLTLLALQPDRMSTSEYISESAGVHPVRIRKVLSLLKKHGFIKSKEGTGGGFIFALDPSEVNLWDIYKITSEGALQPKCPESNEQCIVGANMQRVLFTIFLGAEDHVGGYLKDYTIKEIVDLVNQNQ